Proteins encoded together in one Neobacillus sp. FSL H8-0543 window:
- a CDS encoding GNAT family N-acetyltransferase: protein MHTDNKTVLELVGFDKYDILGLVELSASVGWDYDEHEIRTVMSSGKIYGHKNALGRIVSSAAIIPYDTNLASIGMVIVNEEYRGLGLGKKATQKCIDSVSQNTSIMLISTEDGKPLYENLGFITVDYVHKYLSDNYIPTKLFKNREITLEKYSENDINEIIELDSAAFGDKRRKLLLNRINQSKHCLVVRNLKGKIIGFGLSILGPVNLLIGPIVAPDSQTAALIIDRLVLNHQGKLRIDVPSSNGELMLFLEKSGFVKVSNPPIMIKNSNNMPYRNKELFAITAQIFG from the coding sequence ATGCATACAGACAATAAAACAGTATTAGAATTAGTGGGATTTGATAAATATGATATCCTAGGTTTAGTAGAACTTTCTGCATCAGTTGGCTGGGATTATGATGAACATGAAATTAGAACTGTTATGTCATCTGGTAAAATATACGGACATAAGAATGCTTTGGGAAGAATTGTTTCGAGTGCTGCAATAATACCTTATGATACTAATTTAGCTTCAATTGGAATGGTTATTGTTAATGAAGAATATAGAGGTTTAGGATTAGGAAAAAAGGCTACTCAGAAATGTATAGACAGTGTTTCTCAAAATACCTCAATAATGTTAATTTCAACTGAAGATGGGAAACCCTTATATGAAAACTTGGGTTTTATTACTGTCGACTATGTACATAAATATTTAAGTGATAACTATATTCCAACTAAATTGTTTAAAAATCGAGAAATTACCTTAGAGAAATACAGTGAGAATGATATTAATGAAATTATTGAATTAGATTCGGCTGCATTTGGTGATAAGAGAAGAAAATTACTTCTTAACAGGATAAATCAATCAAAACATTGTTTAGTTGTTAGAAATCTAAAGGGGAAGATTATTGGATTTGGATTATCCATATTAGGACCAGTAAATCTATTAATAGGACCTATTGTAGCACCAGATTCACAAACAGCAGCTTTAATAATCGATAGGTTAGTTCTTAATCATCAAGGAAAGTTAAGGATTGATGTGCCATCCAGTAATGGCGAGTTAATGTTATTCTTGGAGAAAAGTGGATTTGTAAAAGTTAGTAATCCTCCGATAATGATAAAGAACTCTAATAATATGCCATATAGGAATAAAGAGTTATTTGCTATTACTGCACAAATCTTTGGTTAG